A part of Haliotis asinina isolate JCU_RB_2024 chromosome 10, JCU_Hal_asi_v2, whole genome shotgun sequence genomic DNA contains:
- the LOC137297779 gene encoding extended synaptotagmin-2-like isoform X2 codes for MAAVVIFPETDQAEWLNKIIQQLWPFVGDFMADIFKKEVEPEVKKAVTDSFSFSKIDMGTKPLRVEGVKVYNIRRGQIYMDLDLRYDGNADIDVDLLVSNVAGIQHIKLLGTLRVILKPLLGAAPIVAGVSAFFITNPVLEFDLTNLANIMDTKAFHAVILRQLSDLMVFPKRIEYTIGEGLKFSKLRCPRPQGVLAIHVKEAKDLMDADLVGDSDPYVKVKVGDQTFQTVTLEDTEDGKWDQKFDALVDLAEEHLVVRVFDQDTFGSDDSLGKATVEISRVIEAGKVDEWLPLEGGEQGSINLALQWFYLANDPSMLQNERECRRCLLMVCVDSAKGLLKPDQKPEDVSPVVSLSFMDQEFTSTEAAAAPEPSWQQDFRFLITCAEKQMLSLKVKDSKNKTVYGTVEIDIKELIGAPDMVLDQTYPLVTQLKGITPELSMKMVLRVLTPDTDPRWLADSFQ; via the exons GTTATCTTCCCAGAAACAGATCAGGCGGAATGGCTCAACAAG ATCATCCAGCAACTATGGCCGTTTGTCGGAGACTTCATGGCAGACATCTTCAAGAAGGAAGTGGAGCCGGAAGTGAAGAAAGCGGTCACTGattccttcagcttcagcaagATTGACATGGGCACCAAG CCGCTGCGGGTGGAGGGTGTGAAAGTGTACAACATCAGACGCGGCCAGATATACATGGACCTAGATCTCCG CTACGACGGCAATGCTGACATCGACGTCGACCTGCTGGTATCCAACGTTGCAGGCATCCAACACATCAAG CTGCTGGGAACTCTGCGCGTGATTCTGAAGCCCCTCCTCGGTGCTGCACCCATTGTTGCGGGCGTGTCCGCCTTCTTCATCACGAACCCG GTTCTGGAATTCGACTTGACCAACCTTGCCAACATCATGGACAC CAAAGCATTTCACGCCGTCATTCTGCGTCAACTCTCTGACCTGATGGTGTTCCCGAAGAGAATAGAGTACACCATTGGAGAGGGCCTCAAGTTCTCCAAGTTACGCTGTCCTCGTCCTCAG GGCGTGCTGGCAATACACGTGAAGGAGGCAAAGGATCTCATGGATGCTGATCTTGTTGGAGATTCAGATCCTTATGTGAAGGTGAAAG TGGGAGACCAGACGTTCCAGACGGTCACACTCGAGGACACGGAGGACGGAAAGTGGGATCAGAAGTTTGAT GCTCTCGTGGACTTGGCCGAGGAGCATCTggtggtgagagtgtttgaccAGGACACATTCGGGAGTGACGACAGTCTGGGAAA AGCTACGGTTGAGATTTCTCGTGTGATAGAGGCTGGGAAGGTCGATGAG TGGCTGCCCCTTGAGGGCGGAGAGCAAGGCAGCATCAACCTGGCGCTCCAGTGGTTTTACCTGGCTAACGACCCATCCATGCTGCAGAAC GAGCGAGAATGCCGGCGGTGTCTTCTGATGGTCTGCGTTGACTCGGCTAAAGGTTTACTG AAACCTGATCAGAAACCCGAAGATGTGTCTCCCGTTGTCAGTCTGTCGTTCATGGACCAGGAGTTCACGAGCACTGAAGCTGCTGCGGCACCCGAACCTTCATGGCAACAGGACTTCCGGTTCCTGATTACGTGCGCAGAAAAACAGATGCTTTCATTAAAG GTGAAAGACAGCAAGAACAAAACAGTGTACGGGACTGTTGAGATCGACATCAAGGAATTGATTGGTGCTCCTGACATGGTCCTTGACCAAACATACCCCCTCGTGACACAGTTAAAGGGAATCACCCCCGAGCTGAGCATGAAAATGGTTCTTagg GTGCTGACTCCAGACACAGATCCAAGATGGCTGGCAGACAGCTTCCAGTGA
- the LOC137297779 gene encoding extended synaptotagmin-2-like isoform X3 gives MKVNVIFPETDQAEWLNKIIQQLWPFVGDFMADIFKKEVEPEVKKAVTDSFSFSKIDMGTKPLRVEGVKVYNIRRGQIYMDLDLRYDGNADIDVDLLVSNVAGIQHIKLLGTLRVILKPLLGAAPIVAGVSAFFITNPVLEFDLTNLANIMDTKAFHAVILRQLSDLMVFPKRIEYTIGEGLKFSKLRCPRPQGVLAIHVKEAKDLMDADLVGDSDPYVKVKVGDQTFQTVTLEDTEDGKWDQKFDALVDLAEEHLVVRVFDQDTFGSDDSLGKATVEISRVIEAGKVDEWLPLEGGEQGSINLALQWFYLANDPSMLQNERECRRCLLMVCVDSAKGLLKPDQKPEDVSPVVSLSFMDQEFTSTEAAAAPEPSWQQDFRFLITCAEKQMLSLKVKDSKNKTVYGTVEIDIKELIGAPDMVLDQTYPLVTQLKGITPELSMKMVLRVLTPDTDPRWLADSFQ, from the exons GTTATCTTCCCAGAAACAGATCAGGCGGAATGGCTCAACAAG ATCATCCAGCAACTATGGCCGTTTGTCGGAGACTTCATGGCAGACATCTTCAAGAAGGAAGTGGAGCCGGAAGTGAAGAAAGCGGTCACTGattccttcagcttcagcaagATTGACATGGGCACCAAG CCGCTGCGGGTGGAGGGTGTGAAAGTGTACAACATCAGACGCGGCCAGATATACATGGACCTAGATCTCCG CTACGACGGCAATGCTGACATCGACGTCGACCTGCTGGTATCCAACGTTGCAGGCATCCAACACATCAAG CTGCTGGGAACTCTGCGCGTGATTCTGAAGCCCCTCCTCGGTGCTGCACCCATTGTTGCGGGCGTGTCCGCCTTCTTCATCACGAACCCG GTTCTGGAATTCGACTTGACCAACCTTGCCAACATCATGGACAC CAAAGCATTTCACGCCGTCATTCTGCGTCAACTCTCTGACCTGATGGTGTTCCCGAAGAGAATAGAGTACACCATTGGAGAGGGCCTCAAGTTCTCCAAGTTACGCTGTCCTCGTCCTCAG GGCGTGCTGGCAATACACGTGAAGGAGGCAAAGGATCTCATGGATGCTGATCTTGTTGGAGATTCAGATCCTTATGTGAAGGTGAAAG TGGGAGACCAGACGTTCCAGACGGTCACACTCGAGGACACGGAGGACGGAAAGTGGGATCAGAAGTTTGAT GCTCTCGTGGACTTGGCCGAGGAGCATCTggtggtgagagtgtttgaccAGGACACATTCGGGAGTGACGACAGTCTGGGAAA AGCTACGGTTGAGATTTCTCGTGTGATAGAGGCTGGGAAGGTCGATGAG TGGCTGCCCCTTGAGGGCGGAGAGCAAGGCAGCATCAACCTGGCGCTCCAGTGGTTTTACCTGGCTAACGACCCATCCATGCTGCAGAAC GAGCGAGAATGCCGGCGGTGTCTTCTGATGGTCTGCGTTGACTCGGCTAAAGGTTTACTG AAACCTGATCAGAAACCCGAAGATGTGTCTCCCGTTGTCAGTCTGTCGTTCATGGACCAGGAGTTCACGAGCACTGAAGCTGCTGCGGCACCCGAACCTTCATGGCAACAGGACTTCCGGTTCCTGATTACGTGCGCAGAAAAACAGATGCTTTCATTAAAG GTGAAAGACAGCAAGAACAAAACAGTGTACGGGACTGTTGAGATCGACATCAAGGAATTGATTGGTGCTCCTGACATGGTCCTTGACCAAACATACCCCCTCGTGACACAGTTAAAGGGAATCACCCCCGAGCTGAGCATGAAAATGGTTCTTagg GTGCTGACTCCAGACACAGATCCAAGATGGCTGGCAGACAGCTTCCAGTGA
- the LOC137297779 gene encoding extended synaptotagmin-2-like isoform X1: MAAVLRCLMDWWLNLIVEIHRKFGIGRDSGPSAPNCGVFRSVIFPETDQAEWLNKIIQQLWPFVGDFMADIFKKEVEPEVKKAVTDSFSFSKIDMGTKPLRVEGVKVYNIRRGQIYMDLDLRYDGNADIDVDLLVSNVAGIQHIKLLGTLRVILKPLLGAAPIVAGVSAFFITNPVLEFDLTNLANIMDTKAFHAVILRQLSDLMVFPKRIEYTIGEGLKFSKLRCPRPQGVLAIHVKEAKDLMDADLVGDSDPYVKVKVGDQTFQTVTLEDTEDGKWDQKFDALVDLAEEHLVVRVFDQDTFGSDDSLGKATVEISRVIEAGKVDEWLPLEGGEQGSINLALQWFYLANDPSMLQNERECRRCLLMVCVDSAKGLLKPDQKPEDVSPVVSLSFMDQEFTSTEAAAAPEPSWQQDFRFLITCAEKQMLSLKVKDSKNKTVYGTVEIDIKELIGAPDMVLDQTYPLVTQLKGITPELSMKMVLRVLTPDTDPRWLADSFQ, encoded by the exons GTTATCTTCCCAGAAACAGATCAGGCGGAATGGCTCAACAAG ATCATCCAGCAACTATGGCCGTTTGTCGGAGACTTCATGGCAGACATCTTCAAGAAGGAAGTGGAGCCGGAAGTGAAGAAAGCGGTCACTGattccttcagcttcagcaagATTGACATGGGCACCAAG CCGCTGCGGGTGGAGGGTGTGAAAGTGTACAACATCAGACGCGGCCAGATATACATGGACCTAGATCTCCG CTACGACGGCAATGCTGACATCGACGTCGACCTGCTGGTATCCAACGTTGCAGGCATCCAACACATCAAG CTGCTGGGAACTCTGCGCGTGATTCTGAAGCCCCTCCTCGGTGCTGCACCCATTGTTGCGGGCGTGTCCGCCTTCTTCATCACGAACCCG GTTCTGGAATTCGACTTGACCAACCTTGCCAACATCATGGACAC CAAAGCATTTCACGCCGTCATTCTGCGTCAACTCTCTGACCTGATGGTGTTCCCGAAGAGAATAGAGTACACCATTGGAGAGGGCCTCAAGTTCTCCAAGTTACGCTGTCCTCGTCCTCAG GGCGTGCTGGCAATACACGTGAAGGAGGCAAAGGATCTCATGGATGCTGATCTTGTTGGAGATTCAGATCCTTATGTGAAGGTGAAAG TGGGAGACCAGACGTTCCAGACGGTCACACTCGAGGACACGGAGGACGGAAAGTGGGATCAGAAGTTTGAT GCTCTCGTGGACTTGGCCGAGGAGCATCTggtggtgagagtgtttgaccAGGACACATTCGGGAGTGACGACAGTCTGGGAAA AGCTACGGTTGAGATTTCTCGTGTGATAGAGGCTGGGAAGGTCGATGAG TGGCTGCCCCTTGAGGGCGGAGAGCAAGGCAGCATCAACCTGGCGCTCCAGTGGTTTTACCTGGCTAACGACCCATCCATGCTGCAGAAC GAGCGAGAATGCCGGCGGTGTCTTCTGATGGTCTGCGTTGACTCGGCTAAAGGTTTACTG AAACCTGATCAGAAACCCGAAGATGTGTCTCCCGTTGTCAGTCTGTCGTTCATGGACCAGGAGTTCACGAGCACTGAAGCTGCTGCGGCACCCGAACCTTCATGGCAACAGGACTTCCGGTTCCTGATTACGTGCGCAGAAAAACAGATGCTTTCATTAAAG GTGAAAGACAGCAAGAACAAAACAGTGTACGGGACTGTTGAGATCGACATCAAGGAATTGATTGGTGCTCCTGACATGGTCCTTGACCAAACATACCCCCTCGTGACACAGTTAAAGGGAATCACCCCCGAGCTGAGCATGAAAATGGTTCTTagg GTGCTGACTCCAGACACAGATCCAAGATGGCTGGCAGACAGCTTCCAGTGA